GAGTACCCAGAAGTTTCTGGGTAAGATCAAAGATCCGAGGGTTTTGAGGAATGCCAAGGCATTTATAGGACAAGAGGCCCAGCACGCCGGGGAGCATAAGAAAACCTGGAAGTTATTGGAAGATCAAGGATATAGGATCCAAGCATTCGTGCGCTTCGTGAACGCGTTCTTCGAAAAATTCGTGGAAAGATTCGCGAGTCCTAAGGCTTGCATGGCCATTACCGCGGGTGCGGAACATTATACTTCTCTCGTGGCCACGGTCGGATTGCAGATCCGCGCTTTGGACAAGGCGGAGTCGGAGATGAAACGTCTCTGGGAATGGCATGCGGCGGAAGAGATAGAGCATAAGTCCGCAGCTTACGACGTGTTTTTGGATATCAGCGGAAATTACTTCCGTAGGATCGTCGCCTTTCTCGGTGTGACGGTGGTATTTTGGGCGGCGACATTCATAGG
The sequence above is a segment of the Leptospira wolffii serovar Khorat str. Khorat-H2 genome. Coding sequences within it:
- a CDS encoding metal-dependent hydrolase, which codes for MTNRILEDKDFHFYPVRKPRFEFTENGTSKHWLDNSAYKSHILNTWTLFFPDGERFFIRSTQKFLGKIKDPRVLRNAKAFIGQEAQHAGEHKKTWKLLEDQGYRIQAFVRFVNAFFEKFVERFASPKACMAITAGAEHYTSLVATVGLQIRALDKAESEMKRLWEWHAAEEIEHKSAAYDVFLDISGNYFRRIVAFLGVTVVFWAATFIGTEILLWQDGLTFKWKTRRDAFRFIFVDEKLFFHAFAAFLRYFKPNFHPEQEDNLDLSKAIFASPEHKYKEIA